The window GGGTACTCGTCCTCGTCCTCGCCTTATGTCGAGCCAACTCGTCCTCGACGAAAATTTGTCTTCCTTACGTGACCTCGACCTTTGGGTCAGGTCGACACGTCACAACATCGACACGTCATGGCCTTCAAAGGCTTTATCTCCATTGACCAAGTCAAATATATGACGTGAAGTTTTTCGTCCATACAATTAGTAAACAAACAAAAACTAGattagaagtcatattctgacaatGCTATGCAGCTTCATTCCAACTCCCACCACCATAAGCCCGGAAAACATTACCTACTCTTGAATTAAAGAGAAAGAATGAGTAGGGAATACTAGTTTCATCTAAATCAAATCATCTACAAACTGGAATTCCTAGTAGCAAAATGAAGATAGTAACACGTTCCTATTATTAGATCAATAGAGTTCAATGTCTACGGTGTTATTCATTTCTGTTGCATTTATATGCAGTGGCTGAAAATGTACAAGTAGTCCTGGATGTCTCCTACTATGAGCGAAAGAAGCTCATAAGGTCCGGATGTTTCCTATGTCCTGTACAATGGTCCTCCTCTTACACCAAAAATGTAAATTTTGTAAGTATCTAAATATTGTAAGCATGACAGTACATATGACTTGCAAATCATTTATTGTATGAACCATTTTTTCCAGGAGAATAAAATAAGAGTATGGAAGAACAATTCAAACTCTTTCAGATATTTTTTCTTTGAACGGGTAAGTAATGATTATATTGATAAAAAAGATAGTCTCAAACTCTTGCAGGTAAGTTTCTAGGACAATATCAGCAACCTCATTTATCTGGCATACTTTTATCTTTTGGATCTTTATACTTACAGTTTCATCATTTAAATGATTCAATTAACTCAGAGCTAGCATCATGTCTAACCGACCATCTATCTAAGGTTCTCATAAAGTTGAACCTTCCTACAAAGGGCAAACAATCTCCCCAAGAGCTCAAATTACCATTTTATTTTGACATTCATGCATGGCTCCTCACAACAACTCTATATCTTCCATGCATTTGAGCAGTATTTCAGTTTAATCTTGTATTGATTCAAGAACATTAATCTATCCATCACAGACCCCTCGCAAAACTAACTCAACTGTTACATGATACTCAGGGACCTGAGTACATTAATATGTTGTGTATCATATTATACATCAGTTGACAGATTTTAGTGGTAAAGACTCAACAGCGAAATGAACATCACCAGATATTGGATGAAATCAACCATCATTTCTCGGAAATAACAGCTCATCCATTGACACCATTATGACGTATATCTCAGTATAATCACATAGAAGGATTGCACgaagaaaatgaaaaaacaagAACTAAAGAACTGTTATCTAATTTCACCTTTTGCATCAGTTGCGAGTTGCGACTATGTCTGAGCACAGAAGATTGTTTTTGTGGCGCAAAAGAGAAGCAGACACATCCTCCATTGAGTTGCACCCATTCAATATGACTAACCAATCCTTGATGCACACAAAAAAATTTATGAAGATGAGATAACCTCCATATAACTCGTATCTTTAACTACTCTAACCAAAAGAGAGAAAGAGTGTCAAGAGAAGAAAAGCACACACCTGCATTGCACTGGAACCAAGAACCACAAAGATTTTCGCTCCCTCTCGAAGAACAGGGTACTCAAAAGTAGTTTAAGTGTGAAATAACATTGACAGAATATGGGGTACCAAAAGCAATGACAGAATGGGTCTATTAGACCGCTCTCAAACTTCTCCACCATAGTTAACAATTGACAACATCATTGTAGAGGTGTCCATCTATGTCAGGGACAAATCCCTTCTCTATCATTTCTTCTCTGATAATGTCATAGGTAGTTCTATTGGGTACCAATCCTTTTTCCAACATCTCATTCAAAAAAGCATTTGCTTCTCCCAACTTATCTTTTTGACAGAAACCTTTAATCAAGACGTTGTAAGTAACAACATTCGGTTGTTTTCCTTCCTTCTCCATTCTTTTCCTAATAGTAACAGCTCCCTTGGGGTTTCCTTCTTGGCAATAGCCAGCCATCAAAGTGTTGTAAGTCACGTGACTTGGGATCAGCCCTTTCTCAGACATCTCATCCAGAAGTCTAACTGACCTTCTTGATTCTCCCCTTTTGCACATTGCATCTATTCGAATATTGTAAGTTACTACATCAGCCCTCACACTCTTCTCCTccatttcctctagtagcttttTTGCTGCTTCAATATTTCCCTCTCGATAATAACCACCCAATAAGCAATTATATGTCGAAATGTTAGGACAAATCAGTTTGTTCGACATCAACTCACGTAGTGCGACTGCTTCTTCCATTTTGCTAGCCTTACAATGAGCATCAATAACTGTATTAAAAGTAAGTACATTAAAATCTAACCCTTgcttcataacatcatcaaacaaCTCTTTAGCCTCTCTGAACATCTTCATTTTTGAAAACCCATTTATCAGTACATTATAAGTCCGAATATTAGGCTCCAACCCCAAACGTAACATTTCTGCACGTAAACCAAGAGCCTCATCAACTTTCCCATCACCAAAGAGCCCATTAATTAACGAGTTAAACGTCACAATGTCCGGTCTCATCCCTTGAAACCGCATTTCTTTAAAGAGCTTCATAGCTGCCCCAACATTGTCATCCTTACAAAACCCATCAATAAGAGTATTATAAGTTCTCTCATTTGGACTCACCCCCTGCTCCACCATTTCTCTCAAAAATGCATCAGCTTTATACATCTTCCCATCCCCACCTCTCTTGCAATACCCATCAATCAATGTATTGTAAGTAACCACATTCGGAATAATCCCCCGAACCTTCATATCTTCCATCACATCCTTAGCCTTATTCAACTTCCCCGCCTTACACAACCCATTAATCACAATATTAAATGTGTACATGTCAACCTCAATTCTCCTCCTAATCATCTCCTTATACAAAAGCTCTGCTACCTCAAATTTCCCCTCATTCACCACCCCTTTAAGCATCGGTTTACACGACAATACAGATAACTTAAATTCATAATCTCCAGCTCTATTGAAAGCCTCCAGAGCTAAATCCAGCTTAGCATTATTAACATAAGCTAATACCAACatgtcaacaataatagaattagCACAAACATTATCACTACAAGTCAAGAGTGTATGAAAAACAGAAGAAACCGTATGGGTTTTCCCATActtaacaaaatcatgcaataaagaTCGAACCTTTGGGTATCTTTTATCATTGACTAACAAAATAAGCAGTTTGAATAAATGGTCAAGAGGGTGGTAAACCTGATAACCATGTTGAGACCATTTAAAGAAAGGCAAAATGGAGGTAGAATCAAAACCAGAATCAAAAAGTTGTTGGAGAAAATAAGTTGGGTTAATGGGTTTAATTAGGTCCTTCAGTTGAGACCAGTGCTGCTTTGAAATCAGTTCTGAAACTCTAGATTTGAAAAGTGGGTTTGAAACCAAATTGGGTGTTGAAGTTGAGGATGAGGTTGGCTCTGAATTAACTGAAGATTCTGTGAAAAGGCACCGAAGGGGTATTCGGGTGTGTAGACAACGCCGAAGGTATGATACCGACATGGATACAGGCGATGAAACTGCAGGAGAAAATTTGATTAGCAACAGGGATTCGTGCAGAACATTGAGAAACACGAGCAGACTACTAAAATAGGACTAAAATAGTCCAATCCCTATAAATTAAGGGCCATTTTGATCATTTTCTAGCTTGTGGTTTTGAACACAACTACTCAATTGCTTAGAGTCTcgtactgataacgtgttataaaataataaaagaagaagaagagtattgcagagaaaagtagggagagagaaCTCTTATTGATATTGAGATGAATTATAATGGAAtaaaaccctctatttatagggagagggtgacttagccaccaagtaatgaaccctagaatctctctaaatatagacattcaccataaataaaattctatttataacactccccttgaatgtctattcaacaaatagtgtgcctcattaaaatcttaactaaataaaacccagcgggaaaaaaattctagagaaggaaaaagagtacacatatctaataatacgtcttttggttgcctcgttaaaaaccttgcaaggaaaatccagtgggacaaaaccttgtaagggaaaaagagtgcaacgtgcattaactccccctgatgagagcatcaattcacatctttaagcatttgcattccaatcttgtgcaccatcttcaaaacgGTCTTTGGTAGAGACTTGATAAACAAATAAATCATATTAACTCGAATGAATATATTGcatcttgaaatcatcattcttgatagagaTGTAATGTCTTCATAAACTTCTGTAGAATGgccttttcaatatctccatagaggtattctcgctatcacattatcatgcttatagttatagcaagatacatatgtgcacaaattgcacttaggatgtggtacttcaagacccagaattgtatatgctttaagcgacttaaatccttcatggattgtcatataagttaagtcatataagccatataatagactttagatgcatatcaagtttttatgtcatgctagacatataagatatcgGAAACTAATTGCAcataccattgactttatactttcaagtatttgaacaATATAGACAAAACTATATGTCTTTCATATTGAATCAATTCTTCTTGAATTATGTCTCTTCCATTTGGCCAATACATTTATGTCTATATTCGATAGACTTAAAatcctcatctatacttagcgctatgatagatgtcgtcgacaaacattttatatcggttccaatattttttcataaagacataacatagagatctcttcattcatatattcaggtacttgaatctctcatgagattttatgaagtgttatgtcatgtgatcttctagatcacttgcctcctttattatgatcattttgatcatttgctcgtcttctttatcaagaagtttagtTGAAACCAATTTGTCTATATGGTTTAAGCGTACTATAGACTTTGTCTTCTAGgacttaataggagcatttgcaatgagaatatagttactttcttttgGTCAGCAAATGATTCTAGCatactttgcaatatattgcagatgaattatcgttttatgaacttcaagttcatattatcgtaTTTGAGGATCTATatatacaaatgataattcattccacgtaactttttctcaactgtttatcatgtatccctctcatgttagaaaaactaacttgtttcCTCAACTTTGAAAGCCCATCTTTGTGTGTCATGGTGTTAATtaaaatatacaccgcacatcaataataataataataagatagaATTATTTAGTTCCTGGccctgaaccacttgtgaggggataatgtaatatactttcgtatataacctatatcaaactgatatagataactttggtATAAGTAAttgtttagctattaagtggaggcactcaataaatcattttgctaaaccaactgtgatgcaaaccaacttatcacgatgaactatcttgaataaaaaaaatctggaatatgctctaaattaaattattgagcagtTACCTCGCAAACACCAGGTTgcaggttaataataatcgcacatgtaaccatctcatagatgcatcttgcGTGGTATACCTGGCAGGTGACTgtgcccatattcacctttgatatttccaacattcatgggattcaatcccaattttagtcgGTATATTAATTAACGAGAACAGTCGACATAGGAGAATTCATAAAggactttctagttctttaatatttacccatgtgaattttctattatttttgcacatcatacttaaattgatatggttaaaccaattatgccaattgaataaattatcaatattaataaacttcaggtttacaccatgacgtgtgcaattatcaataaactccaagtttattatgatatgggtttttatatcaataaacatccactttagtgtggtattcttttatttgtgtagtacaaactggagaataaaatgagtaattttttacatacatattaccctgctacaagttgtagtaatagaaaacatcaaatattttctttatttatagtctcaatataaccaaaCCGCTTTCGCGTATAATTTGGAAACTGAATAAgcttctttgagacttactacaacataataccttattggtaatcaattgcgtttctccaaaatagtataattggctcttgCAGAGTTCCCAATTAATTTTGTAGTACcgcatattcatcaacatccatatggtgaatatctcttttaagaaggaagttataccattatggttatggtcaaaattatatgcaagatatgtTTCTTGCATTACTGTTGTCTTTAAATAATCATATTGTCGAAATATTTTTGCGTATAATAagtacgtgaccaatgaccatttatgccataataatgacattattttcttatttcctctcaaatctccttctagaggtgagtgtggtatatacCACTAGCAcactcatattcttccaagaatgaatatgtattcataaatcacatgttgtcacattcacatcatgaatgaaccataatcatctctatgtgctttacaaaatctcatgtcaaatcggtgacaaatattactttcacatagtgaagattattttgagaatccttattgttctcgTTGTTACAataatgacgattataatttcgtctattgctaCGTCCACATTCATTGATACATTcatagtaataattttgtcttctttcagacttattacaTACTGCaatcacattctcttaagggaataagaatggagcaaattcaatgggatgggtttttaat of the Nicotiana tabacum cultivar K326 chromosome 7, ASM71507v2, whole genome shotgun sequence genome contains:
- the LOC107818887 gene encoding uncharacterized protein LOC107818887, which produces MSVSYLRRCLHTRIPLRCLFTESSVNSEPTSSSTSTPNLVSNPLFKSRVSELISKQHWSQLKDLIKPINPTYFLQQLFDSGFDSTSILPFFKWSQHGYQVYHPLDHLFKLLILLVNDKRYPKVRSLLHDFVKYGKTHTVSSVFHTLLTCSDNVCANSIIVDMLVLAYVNNAKLDLALEAFNRAGDYEFKLSVLSCKPMLKGVVNEGKFEVAELLYKEMIRRRIEVDMYTFNIVINGLCKAGKLNKAKDVMEDMKVRGIIPNVVTYNTLIDGYCKRGGDGKMYKADAFLREMVEQGVSPNERTYNTLIDGFCKDDNVGAAMKLFKEMRFQGMRPDIVTFNSLINGLFGDGKVDEALGLRAEMLRLGLEPNIRTYNVLINGFSKMKMFREAKELFDDVMKQGLDFNVLTFNTVIDAHCKASKMEEAVALRELMSNKLICPNISTYNCLLGGYYREGNIEAAKKLLEEMEEKSVRADVVTYNIRIDAMCKRGESRRSVRLLDEMSEKGLIPSHVTYNTLMAGYCQEGNPKGAVTIRKRMEKEGKQPNVVTYNVLIKGFCQKDKLGEANAFLNEMLEKGLVPNRTTYDIIREEMIEKGFVPDIDGHLYNDVVNC